One Terriglobales bacterium DNA segment encodes these proteins:
- the kduD gene encoding 2-dehydro-3-deoxy-D-gluconate 5-dehydrogenase KduD has product MSKHQLESAIILDSFKLTAKTALVTGSQTGLGAGIAIALAQAGANIVLHGRDNRGANEVRSAIEAAGSTSEQFSGDISEPKVCEELVSFTVEKFGSLDILVNNAGIIRRAPASEFSEEDWYDVIEVNLNAVFRLCQIAGRHMLQQGHGKIINIASLLAFQGGVFVPSYAAAKGAVAQLTKALANEWAPRGINVNAIAPGYMATDNTAPLRADPIRNQQIVDRIPTGRWGTPEDLGGAAVFLASSASDYVNGHVLVVDGGWLAR; this is encoded by the coding sequence GTGAGTAAACATCAGCTCGAAAGCGCAATAATTCTGGATTCTTTTAAGCTCACCGCAAAAACGGCGCTCGTGACAGGTTCACAGACCGGTTTAGGAGCGGGCATTGCAATCGCGCTGGCACAGGCCGGCGCCAATATCGTGCTGCATGGTCGTGATAACCGCGGAGCCAACGAGGTCCGTTCCGCGATCGAAGCGGCGGGATCCACCTCGGAACAATTCTCCGGGGATATTTCAGAGCCAAAAGTGTGCGAAGAACTTGTGTCGTTCACAGTCGAGAAGTTCGGCTCGCTGGATATCCTCGTCAACAATGCGGGAATCATCCGGCGCGCTCCCGCGTCGGAGTTCTCCGAAGAGGACTGGTACGACGTAATCGAAGTAAATCTGAATGCCGTTTTTCGTCTATGCCAAATAGCCGGCCGACACATGCTGCAACAGGGGCATGGAAAGATCATCAACATCGCCTCTTTGCTGGCTTTTCAGGGCGGCGTGTTCGTTCCTTCCTATGCTGCGGCCAAAGGCGCCGTCGCGCAGTTAACGAAGGCATTAGCAAATGAATGGGCACCCAGGGGAATCAACGTGAACGCCATTGCACCCGGTTACATGGCAACGGACAATACTGCACCGTTGAGAGCCGATCCGATTCGGAACCAGCAAATCGTGGATCGTATTCCCACGGGTCGTTGGGGTACGCCGGAAGACCTTGGCGGTGCTGCCGTCTTTCTTGCCTCTTCCGCCAGCGACTATGTGAATGGACACGTGCTGGTGGTCGATGGCGGTTGGCTCGCCAGGTGA
- a CDS encoding 5-deoxy-glucuronate isomerase: protein MSIAAPLVAEKMIFRHTDAQVGRHISVTPKNSTNRHLSYGRIRLNKEVRSVAFANSLEETGFLVLSGAAQVKAAGETIKMGQYDAIYIPRGSQISVETTSEVDIAEFSAPVDNAYPLQYVNYAEMSKDPGLKFDAGVGTGAARHLHMSCAKNVQAGRIVFGWTYSDPGNWTSWPPHEHASMLEEMYVYFNMPAPAFGLQLVYHDTEYPELVVPVREGDAVLMPSGYHPNVSVPGHKICFIWAMAAHKEVEDRKFGVVNVQPGFDQGGSGLEKGRAK from the coding sequence ATGTCTATTGCTGCACCCTTGGTTGCCGAGAAAATGATCTTTCGTCATACAGATGCCCAAGTCGGACGACACATATCCGTGACGCCGAAGAACAGCACCAACAGGCATCTGAGTTACGGCCGTATTCGGTTGAACAAGGAAGTGCGATCGGTCGCATTCGCAAACAGCCTTGAGGAAACGGGCTTCCTCGTCCTCTCCGGCGCAGCTCAGGTCAAGGCGGCTGGCGAGACTATCAAAATGGGGCAATATGACGCGATCTACATTCCGCGCGGATCGCAGATTTCAGTAGAAACGACGAGCGAGGTGGATATCGCAGAATTCTCGGCGCCAGTGGATAACGCGTATCCGCTGCAATATGTGAATTACGCCGAAATGAGCAAAGATCCTGGGCTTAAGTTCGACGCCGGGGTAGGAACCGGTGCGGCACGGCACCTTCATATGTCGTGTGCAAAGAATGTGCAGGCTGGAAGGATAGTTTTCGGGTGGACGTATTCGGACCCGGGAAACTGGACGAGCTGGCCCCCGCACGAACACGCGTCGATGTTGGAAGAGATGTACGTGTATTTCAACATGCCTGCGCCTGCCTTTGGGTTGCAACTTGTCTACCACGACACTGAGTATCCGGAACTGGTGGTTCCCGTGCGCGAGGGTGATGCCGTTCTCATGCCCAGTGGTTATCACCCCAACGTGTCTGTGCCAGGACATAAGATCTGCTTCATTTGGGCCATGGCCGCGCATAAGGAAGTGGAAGACCGTAAATTCGGGGTGGTAAACGTTCAACCCGGATTCGATCAGGGCGGCAGCGGTTTGGAAAAGGGTAGGGCGAAATAG
- a CDS encoding carboxypeptidase regulatory-like domain-containing protein: protein MSAVRFPRIFASQIRSLITGIVCVLLAAGALAQNTTTTVVGTVTDNTGAAVAGATVTITNTDTNLVRNVKTDADGSYRVEFLPVGNYQLEATSSGFKTYQQQGIVLTVNQIARIDVKLAVGVTNEVITVMEATPLINTTTAEIGRTIESQEISSLPLVDRNVYTLLDLTPGVQSNNNGVATASSGTSSLVLGYPEQRTLINGGTDGGTGSVNYFLDGGVNMTGLRNTGNILPNPDAIQEFRVQTNSYSAEYGRFASGIINVLTKTGTNKFHGSFFEFVRNTMFNANDWASKLEKPSFHRNQFGATIGGPIIKDKTFFFFSYSGLRQTTSTFLNGAVVPTALERTGDFSQSKTKPTDPATGATFVCNGVSGVICPGRLDPVAMRIITDYIPLSNLAGSKWQGYVPSPYDTNEFLIKLDHQLSNSHRLSGSYFETSGVNTVRAGSGNLPWGQQQFEWRQHNINISDTWVIGNTRVNQAWVTYTRNFGGRLNIPQTSLGDLGSTFAIQGTPSLPQINVSGYFNLTNSIGGPVAGTNFYSLRDVFSWSKGRHAFKFGGELSLNKDIQQTLLNNYGTFTFSNAVTKNALADFLLGIPSSLTQDAPVTGYTNSWYTALFAQDDFRIAPRLTLNLGLRWDIQTPPTDPQDRATTYVAGQKSTVNSLAPVGQLFYGDPGVERGVVPMRWHHVSPRIGFAYDPWGDGKTSIRAAAGLFFGSVSGNEWNTMTNFQPYSIRLTFSNANTKTDASGNPLGATLRDPYHNYVGGNPFPYQGTFVNGGGIFGVSKDFQWPYSYQLNFSVQQQVTSAISVTGAYVGTLSHRLPFGRDVNYPALTPTATNSGANVLSRRPNPLFGAVLLLDSDQNASYHAMQWTATMRMNRHLAFNGYYVWSKTLSTVQLHNNTTQGLAQNYSNLAEDRGRADTDQRHTFSLALNYQPDYYNGGSALWKHVLNGWSISPIVKLRSGVPFTVTNGNVDANLDGNTNDRAQLVGDPYLDNPTADMWFNTAAFKQNKIVTGVATDGSAPRNLLDGPGFRVIDLAISRDFRLTERFTLKFRAEGTNAFNMVSLGTPGASVPSGATSTTFGVISSAAPMRKMQFGLRLTY, encoded by the coding sequence ATGAGCGCTGTCCGGTTCCCTCGAATTTTCGCTTCCCAGATTCGCAGCCTGATCACAGGCATCGTTTGCGTGTTGCTTGCCGCTGGTGCCTTGGCGCAGAACACCACAACCACTGTCGTCGGCACCGTGACTGACAACACCGGCGCCGCCGTCGCGGGGGCCACTGTAACGATTACCAATACAGATACGAACCTGGTGCGAAACGTAAAAACCGACGCTGACGGCTCGTACCGTGTCGAGTTTCTTCCAGTCGGCAACTATCAATTGGAAGCTACTTCTTCCGGATTCAAGACTTACCAGCAGCAGGGCATTGTGCTCACTGTGAACCAGATTGCACGCATCGATGTGAAGCTGGCAGTCGGAGTCACAAACGAAGTGATCACGGTGATGGAGGCGACGCCGCTGATCAACACGACAACAGCCGAGATCGGCCGCACGATCGAGTCGCAGGAAATTTCCAGTCTGCCTCTTGTCGATCGCAACGTGTACACGCTGCTGGACCTTACGCCGGGGGTGCAATCGAATAACAACGGCGTGGCAACGGCATCGTCCGGAACTAGTTCGCTGGTGCTCGGTTATCCCGAACAGCGCACGTTGATTAACGGCGGTACGGACGGCGGCACGGGATCGGTGAACTATTTTCTGGATGGCGGCGTCAATATGACCGGCCTTCGTAACACGGGCAATATTCTGCCGAACCCCGACGCAATCCAAGAGTTTCGCGTTCAAACCAACAGTTACAGTGCGGAATATGGACGTTTTGCGAGTGGCATCATCAACGTACTGACGAAGACCGGAACGAATAAGTTCCACGGTTCTTTTTTTGAGTTCGTCCGCAACACGATGTTCAACGCCAACGATTGGGCATCGAAGTTGGAGAAACCGAGTTTCCATCGCAACCAGTTCGGCGCCACGATCGGCGGCCCGATCATCAAGGACAAGACTTTCTTCTTCTTCTCCTACTCGGGACTGCGCCAGACAACCAGCACGTTCCTGAACGGTGCAGTTGTACCCACCGCATTGGAACGGACAGGCGATTTCTCTCAGTCGAAGACGAAGCCCACCGACCCCGCGACGGGGGCCACTTTCGTATGTAACGGTGTTAGCGGTGTGATCTGCCCGGGTCGGCTGGACCCGGTGGCGATGAGGATTATCACCGATTACATTCCCTTATCAAACCTGGCAGGGAGCAAGTGGCAAGGGTATGTACCGAGCCCGTACGACACCAATGAGTTCCTGATCAAACTCGATCATCAGTTGAGCAACAGCCATCGGTTAAGTGGCAGCTACTTCGAGACCTCGGGTGTGAACACGGTGAGAGCAGGCAGCGGTAACCTGCCGTGGGGACAGCAGCAGTTCGAGTGGCGGCAACACAATATCAATATCAGTGATACGTGGGTGATCGGCAACACTCGTGTTAACCAGGCATGGGTAACCTACACGCGCAACTTCGGTGGACGCCTGAACATTCCCCAAACTTCTCTCGGCGACCTGGGCTCTACGTTCGCCATACAGGGCACACCGTCACTGCCGCAGATCAATGTGAGCGGCTACTTCAACCTGACGAACTCCATTGGCGGGCCTGTCGCAGGCACGAACTTCTACTCACTGCGCGACGTCTTTAGCTGGAGCAAAGGGCGTCACGCCTTCAAGTTTGGCGGTGAGCTATCGCTGAACAAGGATATCCAGCAGACGCTACTTAACAATTACGGGACGTTCACGTTCAGCAACGCGGTGACCAAGAACGCGCTGGCGGACTTTCTACTGGGAATACCCAGTTCACTTACGCAAGATGCGCCGGTCACTGGATACACCAACAGCTGGTACACCGCTTTGTTTGCGCAGGACGATTTCCGCATCGCGCCGCGCCTGACTCTGAATCTTGGGTTACGGTGGGATATACAGACACCCCCTACGGATCCTCAGGACCGTGCGACGACTTATGTTGCGGGTCAGAAGTCGACTGTAAATAGCCTCGCGCCTGTCGGGCAGCTCTTCTACGGCGACCCGGGCGTCGAGCGTGGTGTGGTTCCTATGCGGTGGCATCATGTGTCTCCGCGTATTGGTTTTGCATACGATCCTTGGGGAGACGGGAAAACTTCGATTCGTGCGGCAGCAGGCCTTTTCTTCGGAAGTGTGTCGGGGAATGAATGGAACACGATGACCAACTTCCAGCCCTACTCTATCCGCCTAACGTTCAGTAACGCGAACACCAAGACGGATGCGAGTGGAAATCCGCTGGGTGCAACCCTTCGGGATCCTTACCATAATTACGTCGGCGGCAATCCGTTTCCTTACCAAGGCACGTTTGTGAATGGCGGTGGAATCTTTGGCGTGTCGAAAGACTTCCAGTGGCCGTACTCGTATCAGTTGAATTTCTCGGTTCAGCAGCAGGTGACGAGCGCGATCAGCGTGACTGGCGCTTATGTCGGAACACTCAGTCACAGACTGCCGTTCGGTCGCGACGTAAACTACCCGGCGTTGACGCCGACTGCTACCAACTCGGGAGCTAACGTTCTGTCGCGGCGTCCCAATCCGCTGTTCGGAGCAGTGCTGTTGTTGGACTCCGACCAGAATGCTTCCTATCACGCGATGCAGTGGACGGCGACGATGCGGATGAACCGTCACCTGGCCTTCAACGGATACTACGTATGGAGCAAAACGTTGAGCACGGTCCAATTGCATAACAACACCACGCAGGGGCTTGCGCAGAATTACAGCAATCTGGCAGAGGACCGCGGTCGGGCTGACACTGATCAACGCCATACGTTCTCGCTCGCGCTGAACTACCAGCCGGACTATTACAACGGCGGCAGTGCGCTCTGGAAGCACGTGTTGAATGGCTGGTCAATATCGCCGATCGTAAAACTGCGCAGCGGAGTTCCGTTTACGGTGACGAATGGCAACGTCGATGCCAATCTCGACGGCAATACGAATGATCGCGCGCAACTCGTCGGCGATCCGTATCTCGATAATCCGACCGCCGACATGTGGTTCAATACCGCGGCGTTCAAGCAGAACAAGATTGTTACTGGTGTTGCGACCGACGGCAGCGCGCCACGCAATTTACTCGATGGACCCGGCTTCAGGGTGATTGACCTGGCTATCTCGCGCGATTTCCGCCTGACGGAGCGGTTTACGCTCAAGTTCCGTGCGGAAGGCACGAATGCATTCAACATGGTAAGCCTGGGTACTCCGGGAGCCAGCGTTCCCTCGGGCGCAACTTCAACAACATTTGGCGTTATCTCCTCTGCTGCACCGATGCGCAAGATGCAGTTTGGCTTGCGTTTGACGTACTAA